In Campylobacter vulpis, a genomic segment contains:
- the fliR gene encoding flagellar biosynthetic protein FliR produces MEFVNYLGDKNVATFMLLFARLSGLIVFFPFFSHNSIPMVVKTTIVFFLTMFLYPLAKIEVLHLDSFFILQLLSEVLFGMIAGLIIQFVFVIIMMAGEQIAFTMGFTMASVLDPSSGINMPVTSQILNLLALLFFLAFDGHHLMLLFLSQSLTYINLGGFYPGENFMQYLNSGMLSVFVIGFTMAFPILAISLLADVIFGILMKTMPQFNLLVIGYPIKIALAFVVLIAILLIMMEYFKELIVEVFSNMQTLFFT; encoded by the coding sequence ATGGAATTTGTTAATTATCTAGGCGATAAAAATGTAGCAACTTTTATGCTTTTGTTTGCTAGACTTAGTGGTCTTATTGTATTTTTTCCTTTCTTTTCGCATAATAGCATTCCTATGGTGGTAAAAACAACTATAGTGTTTTTTCTAACGATGTTTTTATATCCTTTAGCGAAAATTGAGGTTTTACATTTGGATAGTTTTTTTATCTTGCAGCTTTTAAGCGAGGTGCTTTTTGGTATGATAGCAGGACTTATTATCCAATTTGTTTTTGTTATCATAATGATGGCCGGTGAGCAAATAGCTTTTACTATGGGTTTTACTATGGCAAGTGTGCTAGATCCTAGTTCGGGTATTAATATGCCTGTTACTTCACAAATTTTAAATTTACTCGCTTTGCTTTTCTTTTTGGCTTTTGACGGACATCATTTAATGCTTTTATTTTTAAGTCAAAGTTTAACTTATATTAATCTCGGTGGCTTTTATCCTGGCGAAAATTTTATGCAATATCTAAATTCTGGTATGTTGAGCGTGTTCGTGATAGGCTTTACTATGGCTTTTCCTATACTTGCCATTTCTTTGCTTGCCGATGTTATTTTTGGAATTTTGATGAAAACTATGCCACAATTTAATCTTTTAGTAATTGGCTATCCTATTAAAATCGCTCTTGCTTTTGTGGTATTAATCGCTATTTTACTCATTATGATGGAATATTTTAAAGAACTTATTGTGGAGGTTTTTTCAAATATGCAAACTCTTTTCTTTACCTAA